One window of Acidobacteriota bacterium genomic DNA carries:
- a CDS encoding NAD(P)/FAD-dependent oxidoreductase: MHRVVIIGGGFAGLNAALGLRRAPVEVTVLDRRNVHVFQPLLYQVATGGLSPGDITSPIRHVLKDQANAHVLLGDATGIDLDARHVQTDGDAIPYDTLIVATGAGHHYFGQPQWERSAPGLKTVEDAIEMRQRMFAAFEEAERLARRGQSIASLLTFVIVGAGPTGVELAGALGELSRDTLRRDFRSIDTSAARIVLVEGTSRVLPGYPDSLSLRALRSLERLGVTVRLDTRVSEVTDEAVALTHDGVTETLETRCVLWAAGVRASHLGKDLAGEKDEGTDSAGRVKVLPDLTVPGHPEIFVIGDLAHVEGKQDTPVPGVAPAAIQQGKYVAKILRRRLAGKSTAPFVYKDKGSLATIGRKSAVADFGRLRFSGLVAWMLWLGVHLMFLVGFENRILVFTKWGFCYVTRNRGARLILGHSIDERSRH, translated from the coding sequence ATGCATCGTGTCGTAATCATTGGGGGTGGATTTGCCGGGCTCAATGCCGCCCTCGGCCTGCGTCGTGCACCGGTCGAGGTCACGGTTCTGGACCGTCGCAACGTGCATGTCTTTCAGCCATTGCTGTATCAGGTGGCGACCGGTGGCCTCTCGCCGGGTGACATCACCTCGCCCATCCGGCATGTGCTGAAGGACCAGGCGAACGCGCACGTGTTGTTGGGGGACGCAACGGGAATCGATCTCGATGCGCGTCACGTGCAAACCGATGGCGACGCGATCCCGTACGACACGTTGATCGTCGCGACCGGCGCCGGGCATCACTACTTCGGTCAGCCTCAGTGGGAGCGGTCGGCACCGGGACTCAAGACGGTTGAGGACGCCATCGAGATGCGACAACGGATGTTCGCCGCGTTCGAGGAGGCCGAGCGTCTCGCCCGGCGTGGGCAGTCGATTGCGTCACTCCTGACCTTTGTCATCGTCGGCGCGGGACCGACCGGAGTCGAATTGGCAGGCGCGTTGGGGGAACTATCACGCGACACGCTTCGTCGGGATTTCAGATCGATCGATACGTCCGCCGCGAGAATCGTCCTGGTGGAAGGTACGTCGAGGGTCCTGCCGGGCTATCCGGACTCACTCTCCCTACGGGCTCTCAGGTCCCTCGAACGATTGGGCGTCACCGTTCGTCTCGATACGCGAGTCTCGGAGGTGACGGACGAAGCCGTGGCCCTGACTCACGATGGGGTGACGGAGACCCTCGAGACTCGCTGCGTGTTATGGGCGGCCGGGGTCCGTGCCTCGCACCTCGGAAAAGATCTGGCGGGTGAAAAAGATGAAGGAACCGATTCGGCGGGACGCGTGAAAGTCCTACCGGATCTGACCGTACCGGGGCATCCGGAGATCTTCGTCATCGGAGACCTGGCCCATGTCGAAGGAAAGCAAGACACGCCGGTACCCGGTGTCGCCCCCGCCGCCATCCAGCAGGGCAAGTACGTCGCGAAGATCCTGCGGCGTCGGCTGGCAGGCAAATCGACGGCACCGTTTGTCTACAAGGACAAGGGGAGTCTGGCGACCATCGGTCGTAAGTCCGCCGTGGCAGACTTCGGGCGCCTCCGATTCTCAGGGCTGGTCGCGTGGATGTTGTGGCTCGGTGTGCATTTGATGTTCCTGGTGGGATTCGAGAACAGGATCCTGGTGTTCACGAAATGGGGGTTCTGCTACGTTACGCGGAACCGTGGCGCCCGATTAATCCTCGGGCATTCGATCGATGAGCGTTCGCGGCACTGA
- a CDS encoding Na(+)/H(+) antiporter subunit D: MIDSLPPASILILGAFLVPLFRGRLQQLYLVALPVVSLLHLLSLWSVTPGPYLTVVLFDHPLTPVRIDGLSLIFGLIFHIVLLLSVIYSLHVRDSVQHVAGLVYAGAAIAAAFAGDLITLFVFWELTAISSVFLIWASRSERSYRAGLRYLIIHVTSGVLLLAGAVFHFRATGSLAFDHLGPGTLGTNLILVAFGIKCAFPFLHNWLQDAYPEATITGTVFLSSFTTKLAIYALARGFHGMDALIWVGVTMTIFPIFYAVIENNLRRVLAYSLNNQLGFMVVGIGVGSNMALNGTVAHAFVHLLYKSLLFMSMGAVLHRTGTVEASKLGGLYRSMPFTTVFCIVGAASISGFPLFSGFVAKSLTLTAVGENHLLLASMLLLFASTGVLEHSGIKIPYFAFFSHDSGIRCKEAPWNMLVAMGATAVLCVFIGVNATPLYSILPFPVDYAPYNPFTVAHVVPQLQLLFFAILAFWALQRTGLYPREIPSVNLDTDIVYRKWLPAMVRGIARVVSHTQRSMSAMVTARVEGTLSSVERHYGPAGAVARSWATSTSMLWILLLLVTCLVLYYG; this comes from the coding sequence ATGATCGATAGCCTCCCGCCGGCGTCGATCCTGATTCTGGGAGCGTTTCTCGTTCCGCTGTTCCGTGGTCGACTCCAGCAGCTGTATCTCGTTGCGCTTCCGGTTGTCAGCCTCTTGCATCTGCTTTCGTTGTGGTCGGTAACTCCGGGTCCCTATCTCACCGTCGTTCTCTTCGATCACCCACTTACGCCGGTTCGTATCGACGGACTCAGCCTGATATTTGGCCTGATCTTCCACATCGTCCTGCTCCTCAGCGTTATCTACTCGCTCCATGTCCGCGACAGCGTCCAGCACGTTGCAGGCCTCGTCTATGCGGGGGCCGCGATCGCCGCAGCGTTTGCCGGCGATCTGATCACGTTGTTCGTCTTCTGGGAACTGACCGCCATCTCGTCGGTCTTCCTCATCTGGGCCAGCCGCAGTGAGCGATCGTATCGTGCGGGACTCCGCTACCTGATCATTCATGTGACGTCAGGAGTGCTGTTGCTCGCCGGCGCCGTCTTTCACTTTCGGGCGACGGGCTCGCTTGCGTTCGATCATCTGGGACCCGGCACCCTGGGAACCAACCTGATCCTGGTGGCATTCGGGATCAAGTGTGCGTTCCCGTTCCTGCACAACTGGTTGCAGGACGCCTACCCCGAGGCGACGATCACCGGAACGGTCTTCCTCAGCTCGTTTACGACCAAGCTTGCGATCTACGCACTAGCCCGTGGCTTCCACGGCATGGACGCGCTGATCTGGGTCGGAGTGACGATGACGATCTTCCCGATCTTCTACGCCGTCATCGAAAACAACCTGCGACGCGTGCTGGCGTATAGCCTCAACAACCAGCTGGGGTTCATGGTCGTCGGGATCGGTGTCGGGTCGAACATGGCCCTCAACGGTACGGTGGCGCACGCGTTCGTCCACCTGCTTTACAAGTCGTTGCTGTTCATGTCGATGGGTGCGGTCCTGCATCGCACGGGGACCGTTGAGGCGTCCAAGCTGGGGGGGCTTTATCGATCGATGCCGTTTACGACCGTCTTCTGCATCGTCGGGGCCGCTTCGATCTCGGGTTTTCCGCTGTTTAGCGGGTTCGTGGCGAAATCATTAACGCTGACGGCCGTCGGCGAAAACCATCTCTTGCTGGCCTCGATGCTCCTGTTGTTCGCCTCGACAGGCGTACTGGAGCACTCGGGAATCAAGATCCCGTATTTCGCATTCTTCTCCCACGATTCCGGGATTCGTTGCAAGGAAGCACCCTGGAACATGTTGGTGGCGATGGGCGCGACTGCGGTCTTGTGTGTATTCATCGGAGTCAACGCAACACCGCTCTACAGCATCTTGCCGTTCCCGGTGGATTACGCGCCCTACAATCCGTTCACCGTCGCGCACGTTGTTCCCCAGCTACAGCTGCTCTTTTTCGCGATTCTGGCGTTCTGGGCGCTGCAACGAACCGGTCTCTACCCGCGCGAGATTCCATCCGTCAACCTGGACACCGATATTGTCTACCGCAAGTGGCTGCCCGCCATGGTGCGCGGTATCGCCCGGGTCGTAAGTCACACGCAGCGTTCGATGTCGGCGATGGTAACGGCCCGCGTCGAAGGAACCCTCTCGAGTGTCGAGAGGCACTACGGTCCGGCGGGCGCCGTTGCTCGGTCGTGGGCCACCAGCACCTCGATGCTCTGGATCCTGCTCTTACTTGTCACCTGCCTCGTTCTCTACTACGGGTGA
- a CDS encoding beta-lactamase family protein has product MRKFIYLLIAMAVIAAFVLLAIREKRLPTTLDGLYAKLEEGGHRIGINSPFSGVALVAKDDEVLFKQAYGYSDVDGRQPLTVDSRFIVGAGAKPLTAVLVLQQVEAGTLELQGTVSDYLPDFAHESGDTITLHQLLTHTSGLPRGAEDWDQLHLDHTPGTTFQFSNAGYDLLITILLEVTGSDYGTLLEEGITAPLGMNDTAFAMGDALTELAVPGMHFNMHRFPASVFATNDGSYETIRMPVHGAVISTVTDLHDFVIGLRDGNLLSATLTAKVFEPALEGITYGWRRNEARLFTHHPSAPFFMHEGILAGHAALITLYDEGTTMIILSNVRPLRGTELLELTYLAAHGVNELETEIGHPSLSHPRAFEEDGGVDAFLAYYREMSKRAGYSMSPDNSFCAQVVRLLVQNDKFDEATEFVDTIVAEWPPTSPEMLNDIGYAFMLPGQAEIAKGYLQHNIELFPDVANGYDSLGEAYQRTGDYTRAREQYVRALDVARANGDDGLGFHEWRLRNLDTLDADDLED; this is encoded by the coding sequence ATGCGCAAGTTCATCTATCTCCTGATCGCGATGGCCGTGATCGCGGCCTTCGTGCTTCTGGCAATTCGCGAGAAACGACTGCCCACGACGCTGGACGGTCTGTATGCCAAGCTTGAAGAAGGTGGCCATCGGATCGGGATCAACAGTCCCTTCAGCGGTGTCGCGCTGGTCGCGAAGGATGACGAGGTCCTGTTCAAGCAGGCGTATGGATACTCGGACGTCGATGGCCGGCAGCCGCTCACCGTGGATTCGCGGTTCATCGTCGGCGCCGGCGCCAAGCCGCTGACCGCCGTCCTCGTCTTGCAGCAGGTCGAGGCGGGCACCCTGGAACTACAGGGCACGGTCTCCGACTATCTCCCCGATTTCGCCCACGAGTCCGGCGACACCATCACGCTTCATCAACTGTTGACGCATACCTCGGGATTGCCGCGTGGCGCCGAGGACTGGGACCAGTTGCACCTCGACCACACGCCGGGAACGACGTTTCAGTTCAGCAATGCCGGATACGATCTTCTGATTACGATCCTTCTCGAGGTGACGGGCTCGGACTACGGGACTCTGCTGGAGGAGGGCATCACTGCACCGCTGGGTATGAACGACACGGCTTTCGCGATGGGTGACGCGCTAACAGAGCTGGCGGTTCCCGGGATGCATTTCAACATGCATCGGTTTCCTGCGTCGGTCTTCGCCACCAACGACGGGTCCTACGAGACCATCAGAATGCCCGTTCACGGTGCCGTGATATCAACGGTGACGGATCTGCATGATTTCGTGATCGGATTGCGGGACGGGAATTTGCTATCGGCGACGCTCACCGCGAAGGTGTTTGAGCCGGCACTTGAGGGGATCACCTACGGCTGGAGACGCAACGAAGCCCGGCTGTTCACCCACCATCCTTCCGCCCCGTTCTTCATGCACGAGGGGATCCTGGCCGGGCATGCCGCGCTGATCACCCTCTACGATGAGGGGACGACGATGATCATCCTCTCGAACGTTCGCCCCCTTCGCGGGACGGAGCTCCTGGAGTTGACCTACCTGGCCGCGCACGGAGTCAACGAACTCGAAACAGAGATTGGCCACCCGAGTTTGAGTCACCCCAGGGCCTTCGAAGAGGATGGCGGTGTCGACGCATTCCTTGCGTACTACCGCGAGATGTCCAAGCGGGCCGGGTATTCGATGAGTCCAGACAATTCGTTTTGCGCCCAAGTCGTCCGACTGTTGGTGCAGAACGACAAGTTCGATGAGGCGACCGAGTTCGTCGACACCATCGTGGCCGAGTGGCCGCCAACGTCGCCGGAGATGTTGAACGATATTGGTTACGCGTTCATGCTTCCCGGTCAAGCTGAAATTGCCAAGGGCTATCTTCAACACAACATCGAGCTATTTCCGGACGTCGCGAACGGATACGACAGTCTGGGCGAGGCGTACCAGCGCACCGGCGACTACACGCGCGCCCGTGAGCAATACGTGAGGGCGCTGGACGTCGCCCGCGCCAACGGCGACGATGGCCTCGGCTTCCACGAATGGCGGCTTCGGAACCTGGATACCCTCGACGCCGACGATCTCGAAGACTAA
- a CDS encoding RNA-binding protein, whose protein sequence is MGTRLYVGNLPFSAEEGAVRSLFEQGERQVEEVHLVMDRETGRPRGFGFVEMGSREDADGAIKDLDGYQMDGRALKVNEARERNSGGGGGGGGRGRGGFGGY, encoded by the coding sequence ATGGGAACGAGATTGTACGTCGGTAACCTGCCCTTCAGTGCCGAAGAAGGCGCCGTCCGCTCGCTGTTCGAGCAGGGCGAGCGACAGGTCGAAGAAGTCCACCTTGTGATGGACCGCGAGACCGGACGCCCGCGTGGCTTCGGTTTCGTCGAAATGGGCAGCCGCGAAGATGCCGACGGAGCCATCAAGGATCTGGACGGATACCAGATGGACGGACGAGCGCTGAAAGTGAACGAGGCGCGCGAGCGCAACAGCGGCGGAGGCGGTGGCGGCGGTGGCCGTGGCCGTGGTGGATTCGGCGGCTACTAA
- a CDS encoding S8 family serine peptidase has translation MTTVARGRLRSTIMLALLLAFAAGSFADDAAEIAKRHSMVRVAHDNAVDEGRVRFRVAAFDPVRDGLPDLTQRIPDGPPLRALSGSRAPLWIQYDSPWTPERRQELERAGVRFLGAIPNNAAIVRLPNGMDHNALHTRPGVRFVADFSAELKFGDDLEELLRLGSAESAIQLDVSLFADATPKAILDAIATAFDRALVTHVESAAPYRIRLRIPTDRLNRLIAALARDPDVQFVELVYDAKLHNDQSAWIVQSYDRVNGPLEAIEASPRPYAQSATIWNKGLHGEGQIVAVADTGFETGTCFFNDISHGVSPQTVFPPGALATDPLHRKIVALNGITPTAYTSDDAFRHGSHVAATLAGDDLTNLVGPGSAGHDHGDGIAPAARLILEDISVAVDSNCGVSIGIVSVEDLLQQQYDAGARISNNSWGTSSPTYSFTEERIDRSVRNNEDFLVVFSSGNDGTTGINGPAQCKNCVVVGATENWNTDFMDVFGGLDPENMTRLSSVGPASDGRMRPDVVAPGYFVYSNRFPNQYISDENDPMCVGDPAEVCVTGFGGCYVIDTAATCGVELLLGTSMSTPIVSGLGALTRQYFVDGFYPTGVATPADSYNPSAALMKAILINSARNLTGRKMERRGTPADHGALPDAPSIIQGWGRPVLDDALFFAGDSRRLRLIDIPNSQGLTTGTFHRSTHRVISSGQPLKMTLVWTDPPGVPAAGAALINNLDLVVTGPHGTLYRGNRWTVDDIHTVGDVRSLAYAAGSDAVNNVEGLWLPSPAAGNYTVTVVGASVPGDLDSMTQGYALVITGAVGDPTAPPVPDGTVGTPLLADRADVSGSSIDVTYDSSTCGAARFHLLYGDLSSVGVPTVDGSLCDLGPSGERTWNDVAAGNLWFLVVSGTVEGLEGRWGARSDGSPRDGGVPSGHCASVQIDTATTCP, from the coding sequence ATGACGACGGTTGCCAGGGGTCGACTCCGGTCGACCATCATGCTCGCGCTGTTACTTGCTTTCGCCGCAGGTAGCTTTGCCGATGACGCCGCCGAGATAGCCAAACGTCACTCAATGGTTCGGGTCGCTCACGACAATGCCGTGGACGAAGGGCGAGTGCGATTCAGGGTTGCCGCATTCGACCCCGTCAGGGACGGTCTACCGGATCTGACACAACGGATCCCCGATGGCCCTCCCCTTCGGGCCCTGAGTGGGTCGCGGGCGCCGCTATGGATTCAGTACGACTCGCCATGGACGCCGGAACGCCGACAGGAACTCGAACGCGCCGGCGTCCGTTTTCTCGGCGCGATTCCCAACAATGCGGCGATCGTTCGTCTTCCGAACGGCATGGATCACAATGCATTGCACACACGACCCGGTGTGCGATTCGTCGCCGACTTCTCGGCCGAACTCAAGTTCGGCGACGACCTCGAGGAACTCCTTCGTCTGGGTTCTGCAGAGTCGGCCATCCAGCTGGATGTTTCTTTGTTTGCCGACGCGACGCCGAAAGCCATCCTGGATGCCATCGCGACTGCATTCGATCGTGCACTCGTGACCCATGTCGAGTCCGCTGCCCCATACCGTATTCGACTCCGCATTCCGACCGATCGTCTGAATCGGCTTATCGCCGCCCTGGCTCGCGATCCCGACGTCCAGTTCGTCGAACTCGTCTACGACGCGAAGCTTCACAACGATCAGTCGGCGTGGATCGTGCAGTCCTATGATCGAGTCAACGGCCCGCTGGAAGCGATCGAAGCGTCGCCACGACCGTACGCGCAAAGCGCGACCATCTGGAACAAGGGGCTCCACGGTGAGGGCCAGATCGTTGCAGTGGCGGATACGGGGTTCGAGACCGGGACCTGCTTCTTCAACGACATCAGTCACGGCGTGTCGCCCCAGACCGTCTTCCCTCCCGGGGCATTGGCGACGGACCCGCTTCATCGCAAGATCGTCGCCCTCAATGGCATCACTCCCACCGCCTACACGTCGGATGATGCGTTCCGGCATGGCTCGCATGTCGCGGCGACGCTTGCCGGTGACGACCTCACAAACCTGGTCGGCCCCGGTTCGGCAGGTCACGACCACGGTGACGGCATCGCGCCGGCCGCACGACTGATCCTTGAGGACATCAGCGTCGCCGTCGACTCGAACTGCGGCGTCTCGATCGGCATCGTATCGGTCGAGGATCTCCTGCAGCAGCAGTACGACGCCGGCGCACGAATCTCCAATAACTCCTGGGGTACCAGCAGCCCAACGTACAGTTTCACGGAGGAGAGAATCGACCGGTCCGTGCGTAACAACGAGGACTTCCTCGTTGTCTTTTCGTCGGGGAACGACGGAACCACAGGAATCAACGGGCCGGCGCAATGCAAGAACTGCGTGGTCGTCGGTGCGACGGAGAACTGGAACACCGACTTCATGGATGTGTTCGGGGGATTGGATCCCGAGAACATGACACGCTTGAGTAGCGTCGGGCCCGCCTCCGACGGCCGAATGCGGCCCGACGTCGTGGCCCCCGGTTATTTCGTCTATTCCAATCGTTTTCCCAATCAGTACATCTCCGATGAAAACGATCCGATGTGCGTCGGCGATCCTGCCGAAGTGTGCGTGACGGGGTTTGGTGGATGCTACGTGATCGACACGGCCGCAACCTGCGGCGTCGAGCTACTCCTCGGAACGAGCATGTCGACGCCCATCGTTTCGGGGCTCGGCGCCCTGACCCGGCAGTACTTCGTCGATGGCTTCTATCCGACCGGAGTCGCGACGCCTGCGGACTCATACAATCCGAGCGCGGCGCTGATGAAGGCGATCCTGATCAACAGCGCACGGAACCTCACCGGCAGGAAGATGGAGCGGAGAGGTACGCCTGCCGATCACGGCGCACTGCCTGACGCTCCATCGATCATTCAGGGTTGGGGTCGTCCTGTTCTTGACGATGCCCTGTTCTTTGCCGGCGATTCGCGGCGACTGCGGTTGATCGACATTCCCAACAGCCAAGGACTGACGACCGGTACGTTTCATCGCTCGACCCATCGCGTGATCTCCTCGGGTCAGCCGCTCAAGATGACGTTGGTTTGGACTGACCCACCCGGAGTCCCGGCTGCCGGCGCGGCGCTGATCAATAACCTGGACCTGGTCGTTACGGGACCTCACGGAACGCTCTATCGAGGCAATCGATGGACGGTCGATGACATCCATACCGTGGGGGACGTTCGATCGCTTGCCTACGCTGCGGGGAGCGACGCCGTCAACAACGTCGAGGGCCTGTGGCTGCCATCCCCCGCCGCCGGGAACTACACGGTGACCGTCGTCGGGGCCAGCGTGCCGGGCGATCTCGACTCGATGACGCAGGGATATGCGTTGGTTATCACTGGGGCCGTCGGTGATCCGACCGCCCCACCGGTGCCGGACGGTACCGTCGGAACACCGCTCCTGGCCGACCGCGCGGACGTGTCGGGAAGCTCCATTGACGTCACCTACGATTCATCGACTTGCGGAGCGGCCAGGTTTCATCTGCTGTACGGGGACCTGAGTTCTGTAGGCGTTCCGACGGTAGACGGTTCGCTCTGCGACCTGGGGCCATCGGGCGAAAGGACCTGGAACGATGTCGCGGCGGGCAACCTCTGGTTCCTCGTCGTCTCCGGGACGGTCGAGGGGCTCGAGGGACGGTGGGGGGCCCGAAGCGACGGCTCTCCCCGAGATGGCGGTGTCCCGTCGGGTCATTGCGCGTCCGTGCAGATCGATACGGCGACGACTTGCCCCTGA
- a CDS encoding CRTAC1 family protein: MERRLRRQRRLGVCTCYLILGALITVAHAEADFTEVGGLRGIGSYTQEEGQGGGIAAADFDNDGDIDIFVPSAAGVADQLYRNLGPGIYEEIGFAAGLDSTASSRSALWVDYDGDHLLDLVVTADCWKLPDECATTKRIRLYRQVSDASFADVTTGSGLVGLFPVDPDSHSAGVSAGDFDGDGFLDLLFREWEGPTVLMRNNGMGGFTDVTASSGISQFFAGHWQAMIHDFDGDGSQDIYSAIDFTTNRLWINDGNGNFTDQAVSAGADNDMNDMGVSLADWDNDGDLDIYVTNIKINGLHNVFLRNDSTVGTLAFTEIAASLGVDDGGWGWGTTAVDVDNDGWLDLVATNGYDQGSFVSDTSRVFLNSATTPLAFTDVSATSGFNDAFWGSALVAFDHDRDGDLDLLQTCAPGGPAPADLRLLDNQSTLAASNKYLVVQPRMSGTNHRAIGAVVRITVGSQQMMRLISAGSSFLGQEPAEAFFGVGDVLIVDQVTVEWPDGTTTQRTNVNPNQVLLVTTGPDADGDGVADFADPDDDNDGTIDSQDCLPLDDQAWSLPQATGSLVMTASNPATLEWGAPPLPGSLSWTFDTIATSVADDFLGAASCLESAGVDTQTVDMDPALPGSIRYYLTRATNLCGHGDGGMTSGGAARTVRSCP, encoded by the coding sequence ATGGAAAGACGCCTCCGCCGGCAACGGCGGCTGGGTGTGTGTACCTGCTATTTGATCTTGGGTGCGCTTATCACGGTGGCCCATGCCGAGGCGGATTTCACCGAGGTCGGTGGCCTCCGCGGCATCGGCAGCTACACTCAGGAAGAGGGACAGGGCGGCGGCATTGCCGCCGCGGACTTCGATAACGACGGCGACATCGACATCTTCGTTCCCTCCGCGGCGGGAGTCGCCGATCAGCTCTATCGGAACCTAGGACCGGGCATCTACGAGGAGATCGGCTTCGCCGCAGGTCTCGACTCCACTGCCAGCAGCCGGTCTGCGCTGTGGGTCGACTACGACGGCGATCATCTCCTCGACCTCGTCGTCACCGCCGACTGCTGGAAGTTGCCGGACGAATGTGCGACGACGAAACGCATTCGGCTGTACCGCCAGGTGTCCGACGCATCGTTTGCCGATGTAACCACCGGCTCGGGATTGGTGGGACTGTTTCCCGTCGATCCGGATAGCCACTCGGCGGGCGTGAGTGCGGGAGACTTCGACGGCGACGGCTTTCTCGACCTTCTGTTTCGTGAATGGGAAGGACCGACCGTTCTTATGAGAAACAATGGGATGGGTGGGTTCACCGACGTGACCGCCAGCTCCGGTATTTCCCAGTTCTTTGCCGGGCACTGGCAGGCGATGATCCATGATTTCGATGGGGACGGTTCGCAGGACATCTACTCGGCGATCGACTTCACCACAAATCGACTCTGGATCAACGACGGCAATGGAAACTTCACCGATCAGGCGGTCAGCGCCGGCGCCGACAACGACATGAACGACATGGGGGTGAGTCTGGCGGACTGGGACAATGACGGCGACCTCGACATCTACGTGACCAACATCAAGATCAACGGTCTTCACAACGTGTTCCTTCGCAACGATTCCACCGTCGGGACCCTGGCATTCACCGAGATTGCCGCGTCTCTGGGTGTGGACGATGGCGGCTGGGGCTGGGGCACGACGGCCGTCGATGTGGACAACGATGGTTGGCTCGACCTGGTCGCGACCAACGGGTACGACCAGGGGTCGTTTGTCTCGGATACGTCGCGGGTTTTCCTGAACTCGGCAACAACCCCACTGGCGTTCACCGATGTCTCGGCAACCAGCGGTTTCAACGATGCCTTCTGGGGCAGCGCCCTGGTGGCGTTCGATCACGATCGTGACGGCGATCTCGATCTACTGCAGACCTGCGCGCCGGGTGGTCCGGCACCCGCCGATCTCCGACTCCTGGACAACCAGAGCACGCTGGCGGCGTCCAACAAGTATCTTGTGGTCCAACCACGGATGTCGGGAACCAATCATCGAGCGATCGGCGCGGTGGTTCGGATTACCGTCGGCAGCCAGCAGATGATGCGGTTGATCAGCGCGGGTAGTAGTTTCCTCGGCCAGGAACCGGCGGAGGCGTTTTTCGGAGTCGGGGACGTTCTGATCGTCGATCAGGTCACCGTCGAATGGCCCGATGGCACCACGACGCAACGAACCAACGTGAATCCCAATCAGGTCCTGTTGGTCACCACGGGACCCGACGCCGACGGCGATGGCGTCGCGGATTTCGCCGACCCCGATGACGACAACGACGGCACGATCGATTCCCAGGACTGTCTTCCACTCGACGACCAGGCTTGGAGTCTTCCGCAAGCGACGGGCTCGCTCGTGATGACGGCATCGAATCCAGCGACCCTCGAGTGGGGCGCTCCGCCGCTGCCGGGGTCTCTCTCCTGGACCTTCGATACGATTGCGACATCGGTCGCCGACGACTTTCTTGGAGCCGCTAGCTGCCTCGAGTCCGCCGGCGTCGATACTCAGACCGTGGATATGGATCCGGCTCTACCCGGCTCGATTCGCTACTACCTCACCCGTGCCACGAATCTATGTGGCCATGGGGATGGGGGCATGACAAGTGGAGGCGCGGCTCGCACCGTACGTAGTTGCCCCTGA
- a CDS encoding SAM-dependent methyltransferase: MRTPLLLLLLILGVGLASGADSRPKDDLARDADRKPIEVLKFFGIVDGMSVVDLQAAKGYYTELLSSAVGSSGSVIAQNNNFVLTRFAEKPLSQRIARLEAAGVHNITRLDAELDELELPAGLDAAVFVRFYHDLYWLPTPDGDKNDRAEFLRRVHDALVPGGIFGVIDHHAEAGSGDRDAVDPREGLHRVDAELVMAEILAAGFVLDGESDLLSNPDDTRDWNIFADDAINRDKTDRFVWRFIKPRE; the protein is encoded by the coding sequence ATGCGAACGCCTCTACTGTTGCTGCTACTCATTCTTGGCGTGGGACTGGCGTCCGGAGCTGATTCGCGACCGAAGGACGACCTGGCTCGCGACGCCGACCGGAAGCCGATTGAGGTCCTCAAGTTCTTCGGAATCGTGGACGGCATGAGCGTCGTCGACCTACAGGCCGCGAAGGGTTACTACACGGAACTGCTTTCGTCGGCTGTGGGCTCGAGTGGATCCGTCATCGCGCAGAACAACAACTTCGTTCTCACGCGGTTTGCGGAGAAGCCGCTGAGTCAGCGCATCGCGCGACTGGAGGCCGCCGGGGTTCACAACATCACACGACTCGATGCCGAGTTGGATGAACTTGAATTACCCGCAGGCCTCGATGCTGCGGTCTTCGTCCGTTTCTATCACGACCTGTACTGGCTTCCGACCCCCGACGGCGACAAGAATGATCGAGCCGAGTTTCTTCGAAGAGTTCATGACGCTCTGGTGCCCGGCGGCATCTTCGGCGTCATCGACCATCATGCGGAAGCGGGGTCGGGAGATCGCGACGCGGTCGATCCGCGCGAGGGGTTACACCGAGTCGACGCCGAGTTGGTCATGGCGGAGATCCTCGCCGCAGGGTTCGTACTCGATGGCGAATCGGATCTTCTGAGCAACCCGGACGACACGCGAGACTGGAATATTTTTGCCGACGATGCGATCAACCGAGACAAAACCGATCGCTTCGTCTGGAGATTCATCAAGCCACGGGAGTGA
- a CDS encoding cupin domain-containing protein, whose product MNLSEKLQQISEFWSPRVLGELNGQHVKIAKLKGEFVWHHHENEDEFFLVLHGHLVIHLRDRVVELAEGECFIVPRGVEHKPVAETEAHVLLFEPASTLNTGNVRNERTVEHPEQI is encoded by the coding sequence GTGAATCTCTCTGAGAAGCTTCAACAGATTTCCGAGTTCTGGAGCCCGCGAGTCCTCGGCGAACTGAACGGTCAACACGTCAAGATCGCCAAACTGAAAGGCGAGTTCGTCTGGCACCACCATGAGAACGAGGACGAGTTCTTCCTGGTACTCCACGGGCACCTGGTAATCCATCTCAGAGATCGAGTGGTTGAGTTGGCGGAAGGGGAGTGCTTCATCGTGCCACGCGGTGTCGAGCACAAGCCCGTTGCCGAAACCGAAGCCCACGTCTTGCTCTTTGAGCCGGCTTCGACCCTCAACACGGGTAACGTTCGCAACGAACGAACCGTCGAGCATCCCGAACAAATCTAG